A segment of the Capricornis sumatraensis isolate serow.1 chromosome 8, serow.2, whole genome shotgun sequence genome:
GGTTCTGACTCTTTCATTCCAGTCACTCAACCGGTGGGGCTACATGCAGAGAAGGCGGGAGAATTCATCAGGTCACGGTCTGGAACAAGCGAGGATGCCCCCACTCTAAAGACGAGGCCCCTGGGACAGCCCCCTCCACACCCCCTCGCCAAATCCCCCAACCTTCAACCCTGTAGGCATGGCAGGCCTCCTTGACAACTAGGCCCGCCCTTCATCCACACTCACCAGGCTCAGCCTCTGCCCACTGCCCTCCACCCTGGCCGAGCCCACCTTACCCTAGAGGCCTAGGGCGCCCGCGCACTCGGTGGCCCCCTCCCCGAGCCGGGCCCCGCGCCAGGAATCTTCACAGGAACCGTTATCCAGTCTGCGGCACCCCCTGTGAGCGAAAGGCGCGAGTCGAAAAGTGGGATCCGGCGGCGACCCCAACAAGGTGCCCGCAAGGGGGCGCGCGTTCCGGCCCGCCGCCCTCCTGCCACGACCCTCCCAAAGCGCACGCCCGAGCGGGGCCGGCGGGGAGGCGGGGACTTGCTCCCCGCGCCACGCGGCTCGACCAATAGGAGCGCGCGCAGCAGGGCTCCGCGCCAACACCCCTCAGTGGCTGAAAAACCGGTGCGCGAGCCGCGGGGGTCGGGACGCGCACCAGCGAGCCCGCTACCGGAGCTTGCGAGACCGGCGCGCGCTACCCCGCGGGTCCTGTGCGCGCGCCTGACCGCAACCACCCAGCCGGCGCGCGTGCCCGGCCCCGATGGCCCCCGAGACCCCCGCCCAGGGGCCGACCCCGGCCCAGGGGCCGACCCCGCGCTATTTCACCTGGGACGAAGTGGCCCAGCGCTCTGGACGTGAAAAAGAGCGGTGGCTCGTGATTGACCGAAAGGTGTACAACATCAGTGAATTCGTCCGTCGGCATCCCGGGGGCTCCCGGGTCATCAGCCACTACGCGGGGCAGGATGCCACGGTGAGCACTGCCAGACGGGGGCACCGGAGGAGGCGGGACCGGACGGCTAGAGCTGGAGGCTCAGTGTGCGAGACAGGAAGTTTGGCAGTCGTGGCTGAACACTCTCTAGTTCTGGGAAAGGCCGGGAGGCGCAGGAGCGTACCTGTTGCTGGGTGACTGGGTGTGCTGCCAAATCGGGATGCAAGGGCAGGAGAGGCGGTGAAAAAGGGGAGTCTGGGGAGTAGGGACGGAGGCTGGCAATGTGCACGCACAGACAAAGGGCCGCGCCACCGCTCTGTGGGCTCTGTTTGCGGCCCGGAATCTGCTGTCTCGAAGCGTGGGCAGGCCGGGGAGCAGGGCTAGGAGGGAGAAGCTCCGGGGCGCGGGGCTCCCCGACGGCGGACCTGTCGAGACCGAGGGAGGAAGGGGTCAGTGGCGGGGAGAGGGATTCTTGATCTGTCTGGGTGGCTGGCAGGGAAGCGCAGCGGCGTCTGGACCGAGCGTGCCTGGCTAGGCTGGCGAGTGGAGGCAGGACGGAGAACTGAGTTGGGGGAAAGCCACCTGGCGTCCGCTGTCTTGGGAACCCCTGCACAGGGTGAAGACGAGAGAGGGGATGGGACAGCACTGGCCAGAGACGCCTAGCACCTGCTCGTGCCCAGGGAGGAATGGGGCCATTGTGCGGAAGGTGGGGAGCCTGCACCAGCATACACTTAGCTAGGACCCGAGAGCAGTCCTGGAATCCCGTGGGGAGGTCACTCAGCCTCAGTCCAGCAGGGTCTCCAGCTATTCGCCACAGCGGACGGCTGTTTGCACTCCTGGGCTCTAAGCCCGGTGCTGGTGGCATCCCTCCCTCGGGCCAGCGCGCTGTCCAGCCCCGATTCTGCCGCTTCCCTCTCCAGACAATCTGCTAGCACCTCCCTTCAGAGTTCTagagctgggggcggggtgggggggccggGGCGGGAGGTACTCCTTGGGACCCAGAGGTTGGAGCTTTTGCTTCGCTGAGTCCTCTCACCCTATATCCTTCGCCTGGCGCCGCGACCCCTGCTACTGTTCTCAAGCTTTCTCCCTGCTATCTCAGAGCGCCTCTCGGGCCACTAGGGTTCTTGTGATGTCGCGGTGGAGCCTAACCGTGTGAGGAGCAGCCCCTGCCTCGGACGCGGCAAGCCTGGGAGGCTGGCCTCGTCTCCGGAGAGACCACGGGGGCGCGCAAGCTGTGGCCGAAGGCGAAGATGTGGAGTGGCGCATGCGTAGACGGAGCAGGCCCGAACGCTGGGGCTTCTTGTAGTGTGATTTGGGGGCCGGGGCCGGCCGCAGCGGGGAGCGCGATTGGTCCGGACATGTGGTGCCACTGGCCGCCGGCTCCGCCCCGGCTGCCTCCTTGCTAGTGGCTTTGCCTTAGGGCCTGGGGGCTGTCTGACCTTCAGGACGTTagtctcatcagttcagtcactgaggaCCCCACCTTGAAGAACCAAAATTGGTGTGCCAGGGCCTGGGGTGTTCAGAGTGGGAGGAGAAATATGGAAGGCCGACCGGAACGGCTGTGGAGCAAAGGGAGAGAAATGCACAAGCCCCTAGTGGACACAAGGAGTCTCCCTCCTCACGTTTCATGAGCCATCCAGAGGAAAGGCCAGCCCAGGCGCGGCTTTCTGTGATCCCCTTCCTCGTGCTTCCTGTTCCTTGGTGTGGTACCCTCACTAGAACACAGATGCTGTGGGTGATCTTGAGTGGGGGACACTAGGGACTAGTCTGGGCAGTTTCAAAAGGAGGCTGCCTGGAGGGCGGTGGTCTCCGTTTGAACTTGGGTGCAGTGTCCTTGCAGGATCAGGAGGATGGCCTTTGGTGTGAGCCCTCCACAAGCACAGGGGGCAGGGTCGACTTCCTCACTGTTCTGTCTTCTCCCCATCCTTGCAGGATCCCTTTGTGGCGTTCCACATCAACAAGGGCCTTGTGAGGAAGTATATGAACTCCCTCCTGATTGGAGAGCTGTCTCCGGAGCAGCCCAGCTTTGAGCCCACTAAGAATGTGAGACCCTGTGGTGATGGAGGGGCAGGGGGTAGAAGGCAGGCCTCCATATGCTCACAGGTGACCACAGTCAGTAGTTCTTGCAGATCTTGAGATCCTTGCTTCTCCCACATAGTTGTTGGGTTTCAGGGCCTTTGGAAGCTGTGGTTCTCACAAGGctaccaccactaccatcaccatcctCAACCCGAGACCAATCCACTGAGCACTTAACTCTGTGCCAAGTATAACATCATATAATCCACagttccagatgagaaaactgaggctcagagaggttaagcaatatGACCAGGTATCACACtgtcagtaagtggcagagcagggGTAGAATGATTCTGTTTCACTCCAGAGGCCACATGGTCTTAGACCTGATCCCACAGCACCTCCTGTTATCCTTGGCATTGTGGTACCTTTACCtaggactctgggcttcctcGGTTATCGCAGTGGGAGTGCCTTGAGCTTAACAGGGGTCTTGGCTCCAGTGCTGGGTTGCACTGGGGAGAATAACAGCCTTTCCATCTCCACTCTCCTacagaaagagctgactcacgaGTTCCGGGAGCTGCGGGCCGCGGTGGAGCGGATGGGGCTCATGAAAGCCAACCCTGTCTTCTTCCTGCTGTACCTGCTGCACATCCTGCTGCTGGACGTCGCTGCCTGGCTCACTCTCTGGTTCTTTGGGACGTCTTGGGTGCCCTTCCTCCTGTGTTCCGTGCTGCTCAGTATAGTTCAGGTGAGAGCCCTGCCTCACCCAGCCTCTGTAGGGTAAGTTCTTTGTACCCCTTAGGAGGCCACTGAGGACACAGCGGGAGAGTTGGTACAGAAAGAGAACGCCTGTCCCGTTGTCTGTGGCTTCTCTCTGCTCATCTTCACCACACACGCACCTTCCGTTTCTCCCGCTGCCTCTAGCTGCTCCTCCCAGGGTTCCCTTCTTGCGGCATGTCTCCTCAGAAACTTCATGTTCAGATTCTGTTATGGTCCACGAGTGCCAAGAACCAAGGTTCTGGTTTCTCGGTAAAGCTTggcttcccccgccccccaccacaaCACCGCCCCAACACCTGGCTATCAGAACCCACTTGTTCATGAAGCCTCCTGCTTGCCTGAGTCTGTCACTCTGTCCCAGTCTGTAGTTCCCAGTATGTAGTCCATCAGAAGTCACAGAGGCCCAGAGCTGGAGACTCCGAAGAGCAGAGAAGGGATAGTGACTGGCCCCAGGTCTCACGTGAGTCAGTGGCAGAGGCAGGACCCAGACTTCCTGACTCCTTTCTGGACGTACTAGCACAGGCCAGCTGGATGAGGGAAGGGGGAGAGGCCGAGTCAGTTCAGATGGACGCAGGGCCGCTCTCAGCGCTAACCCTTCTCACTCAGGCCCAGGCTGGCTGGCTGCAGCATGACTTTGGACACCTGTCCGTCTTCGGGACCTCTAAGTGGAACCACCTGGTACATCATTTTGTGATTGGTCACCTGAAGGtcagtgggatggggaggaactCTCTGAAACTCGAGCCCGGGGGAGAGGGGACGCAAGGCTTTCATACTCACACCCCACTTTTCGGTAGGGGGCCCCTGCCAGCTGGTGGAACCACATGCACTTCCAGCACCATGCCAAGCCCAACTGCTTCCGCAAAGACCCTGACATCAACATGCACCCCTTCTTCTTTGCCTTGGGGAAGGTCCTGTCTGTGGAGGTGAGCAGAGGTATCAGTGATGGTCTTGGAGCACAGAAACCAGCCAGCACAGTGGGCTTGCGGGGAAGCGCTCACCGTGCTGGTCTGTGTGGGTAAGACATTGCGGGCCGGGCTGGCCAGGCGACTATTTGGAAGTCGTGGGAGGCCGTAGGGAATAAACAGGCTGCCCAGGACAGCCTAAGTCCTTTGCAGTGAGTTCAAGTCAGCAAATAGCTGTTGCAGAAAGGTACCACGTGCTGCCAAGGACCCAAAGGATGACCAGATTGCTGTGCAAACACTGCTCAGCCTTGAAGGAAGGCGATGGATGGTCCTCCTTGCAGGTGCTTTTtagacaccccccaccccaggccgtCAGCCCCCTGCACCTTGTAATCGTCCCAGTCGCGTCCTTCAGTGTGATCGTCTCCCCCACAACAGCTAGACTGGATCACGCCTCTGACGCCCATCACCTCAAATATTCATCCACTGAGTAATTCTTCCCGCCCACCTGATTCTAGTCTGACTTTCAGGGTGGTCAGCTCTGGGTTTGAGTTGCCATCTGAGGCTGTGAGCAACAATTACACTGCAGCCGCTACGGGATGAATTCCTGAGAGTGGCTGGGAGACCTTGGGAGCCTGTAGTGAGTGCTAAGCAACAGAAGGCTGTGAGTGGC
Coding sequences within it:
- the FADS1 gene encoding acyl-CoA (8-3)-desaturase, which encodes MAPETPAQGPTPAQGPTPRYFTWDEVAQRSGREKERWLVIDRKVYNISEFVRRHPGGSRVISHYAGQDATDPFVAFHINKGLVRKYMNSLLIGELSPEQPSFEPTKNKELTHEFRELRAAVERMGLMKANPVFFLLYLLHILLLDVAAWLTLWFFGTSWVPFLLCSVLLSIVQAQAGWLQHDFGHLSVFGTSKWNHLVHHFVIGHLKGAPASWWNHMHFQHHAKPNCFRKDPDINMHPFFFALGKVLSVELGKQKKKYMPYNYQHKYFFLIGPPALLPVYFQWYIFYFVVKRKKWVDLAWMITFYVRIFLTYVPLLGLKGFLGLFFMARFLESNWFVWVTQMNHIPMHIDHDRNMDWVSTQLQATCNVHKSAFNDWFSGHLNFQIEHHLFPTMPRHNYHKVAPLVQSLCAKHGIKYQSKPLFSAFADIVHSLKESGQLWLDAYLHQ